TGGTAAATTGCTTTCTCGGATTACTTATGATAGTGAACAAGTGGCGAATTCTTCTTCAAATTCGTTAACCACTATTGTGCGCGAGGGGGCGTATATTCTTTCTTTGCTTGGTGTGATGATTTATACCAGTTGGCAACTTTCTGTGGTGTTATTTATTATCGGGCCGATTATTGCGGTGTTAATTCGCGTGGTTTCCAAGACTTTTCGTCGTTTAAGTAAAAATATGCAAAATTCCATGGGAGAATTAACTTCAACCGCCGAGCAAATGTTGCGTGGGCATAAAGTGGTATTGTCTTTTGGTGGGCAAATTATTGAAGAAAAACGCTTTAATGCGGTTAGTAATGATATGCGACGTAAGGGCATGAAAATGACAGTTGCTGATGCGATTTCCGATCCTATCGTACAAATTATCGCCTCTTTTGCCTTATCTGCGGTGTTGTATTTGGCAACCTTGCCTGAAATTATGACCCAAAATTTAACTGCCGGTTCTTTTACTGTGGTCTTTTCTTCCATGTTAGCCATGATGCGCCCGTTAAAATCTTTGACTAATGTGAATGCGAATTTCCAACGTGGTATGGCGGCGTGCCAAACCTTATTTGCGATTTTGGATATGGAAACGGAAAAAGATAAAGGGACGTATCATGTGGAAAAAGCCAAAGGCAATTTGCGTTTTAATAACGTAAGTTTTGCTTATGAGGGTAAGGATGAACGTGCGTTAAATCATATTTCATTTTCAGTCCCTGCAGGGAAAACTGTGGCGTTGGTGGGGCGTTCCGGATCCGGAAAATCTACGATTGCCAATTTGGTGACTCGCTTTTATGACATTCAAGAAGGCGAAATTACTTTGGACGATATTAATATCCAAGATTATCGCTTGACCAATTTGCGTGAAAATTGCGCGGTTGTATCGCAACAAGTGCATTTATTTAATGATACAGTGGCGAATAATATTGCCTATGCGGCGCAAGACAAATACAGTCGTGAAGATATTATTAAAGCGGCAACTGCAGCGCACGCGATGGAATTTATTGAAAAATTGCCGCAAGGTTTGGATACGTTGATTGGCGAAAATGGCGCCAGTTTATCCGGCGGGCAGCGCCAACGTTTGGCAATTGCGCGTGCTTTATTGCGCGATTCGCCGGTGCTGATTTTGGATGAAGCCACTTCGGCATTGGATACGGAATCGGAACGCGCTATTCAATCTGCCTTGGAAGAATTGCAACGTGATCGTACGGTGTTGGTGATTGCGCACCGTTTATCGACCATTGAAAATGCTGATGAAATTTTGGTGATTGAGCATGGTGAAATTAAAGAGCGTGGTAATCATCAGCAATTATTAGCGTTAGATGGTGCCTATAAACAATTGCATACTATGCAATTTAGTCAATAATTTGACCGCACTTTATCTAAAGAGGATGAAATGAACTTTTGGTATGCAAAAACGAAGATGGCGCGTTTTGTGGCGTGGTTGCTGTTGCCTTTAAGTGCGCTTTTTTGGCTTATCAGTTCATGGCGTCGCTTTTTATGGCAAAAAGGCTGGTTGGCGTCATATCGCGCACCTGTACCAGTGATTATTGTGGGCAATTTATCGGTGGGTGGTAATGGAAAAACACCGGTGGTGGTATGGCTGGTGCAGCAGTTGCAACAACGAGGCGTGAATGTCGGCGTAATTTCTCGCGGTTATGGCAGTCGAGCGAAACAATATCCGTTGTTGGTATCCGCGCAGACGGATCCGCAAGATGGTGGTGATGAGCCTGTGTTAATAGCAAAACGTACCGGTGTGCCAGTGTGCATTTCGCCTAACCGCCAGCAGGCGATTGAATTATTGCTGCGTTCTTTTCCTTGCGATCTGATTATTAGCGATGACGGATTGCAACATTATCAATTACAACGGGATATGGAAATCGTGGTGGTCGATGGTGAACGCGTTTTTGGTAACGGATTTGTATTGCCGGCGGGACCTTTGCGCGAATTGCCGACGCGCTTAAAACAAGTAGATTTAATTATCGCTAACGGAAAATTGATCCCGCAAACAGATGTGTTGATGCGGTTAGTGCCGCATTATGCAATCAATGTAAAAACGCAAGAAAAACGCTTGTTGACGGAATTTGTTCAGCAACCCGCTATCGCTTTGGCGGGCATTGGGCATCCACCGCGTTTTTTTTCTATGTTGCAAGCCTTAGGCATTCAGTTACTCCATTGCCATGCATTTGCCGATCATCAAGCCTATTCTTTCTCGCTTATTCAACCTTTGACACAAGCAAATACGCCTTTGTTGATGACAGAAAAAGATGCGGTCAAATGTGAAAAATTTGCGCAAGAAAATTGGTGGTATGTGCCGATTGAGGCGCAGATTGATGCTAAAAGTGCGGTGCAATTTATTGATAAAATTATAAAAAAAGTAAATGAGGATAGAATATGAACACCAGATTATTGGAAATTGTGGCTTGCCCCATTTGTCAAGGACGATTGAAATACGACAAAGAAAATGAACGCTTAATTTGTCATTTTGATCACATCGCCTATCCCATCCAGCAAGGTATCCCTGTCTTGCTTGCCGAACAAGGTATTGCCTTAACCTCAAGTGAGGAAAAATCCCATGACTAAATTTACCGTTATTATTCCAGCACGTTATGCCTCCTCCCGTTTGCCGGGGAAACCGCTGGCGGATATTGCTGGCAAACCGATGATTGAACACGTTTGGCAACAAGCGCAGCGCGCCGGCGCGGAACGCGTGATCGTGGCGACAGATCATGATGAGGTGGCAAATGTTGTGCGATCTTTTGGCGGCGAAGTCTGTTTGACTTCAGCAAAACACAACTCCGGAACTGAACGCCTTGCCGAAGTGGTGGAAAAATTAGGGATAGCGGATGATGAAATTATTGTCAATATTCAAGGGGATGAACCGTTAATCCCGCCGCGTATTGTACGCCAAGTGGCAGACAATTTAGCCAAATATTCGGTTAATATGGCAAGTCTTGCAGTGAAAATCGAAGAAGCGGAAGAATTATTTAATCCGAATGTGGTGAAAGTAGTGCCCGATCATGCCGGTTATGTATTGTATTTTTCACGCGCGGTAGTCCCGTGGAATCGAGATCAATTTGCGGGATTGCACAATATGTCCACGCAGGTATCACAACTAAATTTAACCGATCATTATTGGCGACATATTGGTATTTATGCTTATCGTGCAGGGTTTATTCAGCAATATATTCGTTGGAAACCGACCGCACTTGAGCAAATTGAGAGTCTAGAG
This portion of the [Pasteurella] aerogenes genome encodes:
- the kdsB gene encoding 3-deoxy-manno-octulosonate cytidylyltransferase — protein: MTKFTVIIPARYASSRLPGKPLADIAGKPMIEHVWQQAQRAGAERVIVATDHDEVANVVRSFGGEVCLTSAKHNSGTERLAEVVEKLGIADDEIIVNIQGDEPLIPPRIVRQVADNLAKYSVNMASLAVKIEEAEELFNPNVVKVVPDHAGYVLYFSRAVVPWNRDQFAGLHNMSTQVSQLNLTDHYWRHIGIYAYRAGFIQQYIRWKPTALEQIESLEQLRVLWYGEKIHVEPALEVPAVGVDTPEDLEKVRSILGHFA
- the ycaR gene encoding tetraacyldisaccharide 4'-kinase — encoded protein: MNTRLLEIVACPICQGRLKYDKENERLICHFDHIAYPIQQGIPVLLAEQGIALTSSEEKSHD
- the lpxK gene encoding tetraacyldisaccharide 4'-kinase; the encoded protein is MNFWYAKTKMARFVAWLLLPLSALFWLISSWRRFLWQKGWLASYRAPVPVIIVGNLSVGGNGKTPVVVWLVQQLQQRGVNVGVISRGYGSRAKQYPLLVSAQTDPQDGGDEPVLIAKRTGVPVCISPNRQQAIELLLRSFPCDLIISDDGLQHYQLQRDMEIVVVDGERVFGNGFVLPAGPLRELPTRLKQVDLIIANGKLIPQTDVLMRLVPHYAINVKTQEKRLLTEFVQQPAIALAGIGHPPRFFSMLQALGIQLLHCHAFADHQAYSFSLIQPLTQANTPLLMTEKDAVKCEKFAQENWWYVPIEAQIDAKSAVQFIDKIIKKVNEDRI
- the msbA_1 gene encoding lipid A export ATP-binding/permease protein MsbA, whose protein sequence is MQDKDLSTLQTFKRLWPMISPFKIGLIVAGITLVFNALTDAALIQMLKPLLDDGFGKADVSFLRMMAIVVVLLIIVRGATSFVSSYCLAWVSGKVVMTMRRRLFKHLMYMPVSFFDQNSAGKLLSRITYDSEQVANSSSNSLTTIVREGAYILSLLGVMIYTSWQLSVVLFIIGPIIAVLIRVVSKTFRRLSKNMQNSMGELTSTAEQMLRGHKVVLSFGGQIIEEKRFNAVSNDMRRKGMKMTVADAISDPIVQIIASFALSAVLYLATLPEIMTQNLTAGSFTVVFSSMLAMMRPLKSLTNVNANFQRGMAACQTLFAILDMETEKDKGTYHVEKAKGNLRFNNVSFAYEGKDERALNHISFSVPAGKTVALVGRSGSGKSTIANLVTRFYDIQEGEITLDDINIQDYRLTNLRENCAVVSQQVHLFNDTVANNIAYAAQDKYSREDIIKAATAAHAMEFIEKLPQGLDTLIGENGASLSGGQRQRLAIARALLRDSPVLILDEATSALDTESERAIQSALEELQRDRTVLVIAHRLSTIENADEILVIEHGEIKERGNHQQLLALDGAYKQLHTMQFSQ